The Primulina tabacum isolate GXHZ01 chromosome 16, ASM2559414v2, whole genome shotgun sequence genome window below encodes:
- the LOC142529265 gene encoding aromatic aminotransferase ISS1-like, giving the protein MGSYGTLARRALLTDTPVMVQIQELIRGLKDCVSLAQGVVYWQPPKKALEKVQQIVWDPSVSRYGADEGLPELREALMKKLLNENKLCNSSVMVTAGANQAFVNIVLTLCDTGDSVIMFAPYYFNSYMSFQMTGVTDILVGPGDPETLYPDAVWLERTLLQTKPTPKLVSVVNPGNPSGTYIPEPLLQKMSDVCRNAGCWLVVDNTYEYFMYDGRKHVCVEGDHVVNIFSFSKAYGMMGWRVGYIAYPTHVQGFAAQLLKVQDNIPICASIICQRLALHSLEMGPEWVSDQVKNLVKNRELLLDALSPLGEDAIKGGEGAIYLWAKLPDVYTDDFEVVRWLARKHGVVLIPGSSCGSPGYLRISFGGLVEDQCRVASKRLRKGLEELVSDGMIP; this is encoded by the exons ATGGGTTCTTACGGGACTCTGGCGAGAAGGGCTTTGCTTACTGATACTCCTGTGATGGTTCAG ATTCAAGAATTGATCCGTGGTTTGAAGGATTGTGTTTCTTTAGCTCAG GGCGTAGTATATTGGCAACCACCAAAGAAGGCATTAGAAAAGGTGCAACAAATAGTATGGGATCCTTCAGTTAGTCGATATGGTGCTGATGAAGGTCTGCCTGAGCTGAGGGAAGCATTAATGAAAAAG TTACTCAATGAAAATAAGTTGTGTAATTCCTCGGTGATGGTGACTGCTGGAGCTAATCAG GCTTTCGTGAATATCGTTCTGACACTATGTGATACTGGGGATTCTGTCATCATGTTTGCCCCATACTACTTCAACTCATACATGTCATTTCAGATGACCGGGGTAACTGACATTTTGGTTGGTCCTGGGGATCCAGAGACACTCTATCCAGATGCAG TCTGGCTAGAGAGGACCTTACTGCAGACAAAACCAACTCCGAAGCTTGTATCTGTCGTAAATCCTGGTAATCCATCAGGAACCTACATCCCAGAACCTCTTCTTCAG AAAATGTCAGATGTTTGCAGAAATGCTGGATGTTGGCTTGTAGTTGACAATACATACGA GTATTTTATGTATGATGGTCGGAAGCATGTGTGTGTGGAGGGCGATCACGTAGTCAATATTTTTTCGTTTTCTAAAGCTTATGGAATGATGGGATGGCGAGTTGGATAC ATCGCGTACCCTACACATGTACAAGGGTTTGCAGCTCAACTTCTTAAAGTCCAAGACAACATACCCATCTGCGCGTCTATAATCTGCCAACGGCTAGCTCTCCACTCTTTGGAAATGGGACCTGAATGGGTTTCCGATCAAGTCAAAAACCTTGTAAAAAACCGAGAACTTTTATTAGATGCACTGTCCCCGTTAGGGGAGGATGCCATCAAAGGAGGAGAAGGTGCAATATATTTGTGGGCTAAGCTCCCGGATGTGTATACCGATGATTTTGAAGTAGTTCGATGGCTTGCTCGTAAACACGGGGTTGTTTTGATTCCTGGAAGTTCTTGTGGATCTCCCGGGTATCTTAGGATCTCGTTCGGGGGATTGGTTGAGGATCAATGTCGTGTTGCTTCAAAAAGGCTCAGGAAAGGATTAGAAGAATTGGTGAGTGATGGAATGATCCCATGA
- the LOC142529119 gene encoding auxin-induced protein 22C-like, producing the protein MEKTTNGLCPALETELRLGLPGGGGLMGQKNDKKRVFSELSSDDDRAENKNPVVGWPPVCAYRRKNSFNGIKMYVKVSMDGAPFLRKIDLSMQKAYSDLVMALEKLFESFDNGEGANDADNCDYVPIYEDKDGDWMLVGDVPWEMFIESCKRLRIMKRSDAKGIKLQAKDLLKGLSKDE; encoded by the exons ATGGAGAAAACCACCAATGGTTTATGTCCGGCACTCGAAACCGAGCTGAGGTTGGGGCTTCCCGGCGGAGGCGGATTAATGGGACAGAAAAATGACAAGAAAAGGGTGTTCTCCGAACTTTCCAGCGACGACGATAGGGCGGAGAACAAGAATCCGGTCGTGGGGTGGCCGCCGGTGTGCGCGTATCGGAGGAAGAATAGCTTCAATGGGATCAAAATGTACGTGAAGGTTAGCATGGATGGAGCTCCTTTTCTTCGGAAGATTGATTTGAGTATGCAAAAAGCTTATTCTGATCTTGTCATGGCTCTTGAGAAACTCTTTGAATCTTTTGATAACG GGGAGGGAGCGAATGATGCAGACAATTGTGATTACGTTCCAATTTACGAGGACAAAGATGGAGACTGGATGCTTGTTGGAGATGTCCCATGGGA GATGTTTATAGAGTCATGCAAAAGGCTGAGGATTATGAAGAGATCAGATGCAAAGGGTATTAAGCTTCAAGCAAAAGACCTTCTCAAGGGACTCTCCAAGGACGAGTAA